A region of the Deltaproteobacteria bacterium RBG_16_64_85 genome:
GATCCGGGAGCTGGAGGATCTGAAAATCCTGTTCAGCCTGGGAGTCGAGAAAGTGATCATCAACAGCTATGCGGCTCTGAATCCGGATTTCATACGGTCTGTCTCCTCTCTCTACGGAAGCCAAAGCATCGTCGTGTCGATCGACGTCAGGAAGAACCTGATCGGTCATTACGAGACCTATATCCTTGGCGGGAGAAGAGGTACCGGCAGGGGGGTCGTCGATTTTGCGAAGGAAATGGAGGCAATGGGTGCCGGGGAAATATTCCTGAACTCCATCGACAGGGATGGGACGGGGAGGGGGTACGACATCGATATCATCAGGAAGGTGTCCCACGCCATCTCCATTCCCCTCGTCGCCTGCGGAGGGGCGGGACGCATTGAGGATCTCGCGGAAGCGGTGGCGGGAGGAGCTTCCGCAGTTGCAGCCGGCAGCATGTTCGTTTTTCACGGTAAGCACAGGGCCGTGTTGATCACCTATCCTTTGTCTGAGGAGTTGGAAAGGATGTTTTCATGAATCCATACCGGATATGCACCAATTGCATCATGGATACCTCGGACAGCGAGATCCGGTTCGACGAAAACGGGATTTGCAATTATTGCAATGCCTTCGATGCGGATGTCCGAAAAAAACTGGAACTTGCCCAGGCGGGAAAGGGGATGGAGGTTCTTTCCGGAATATTGAACGAAATAAAAAGAAAGGGGAGGACCAGGGAATACGACTGCATCGTCGGTGTCAGCGGCGGGGTCGACAGCACGTATGCGGCCTATAACGCGGTGAAATTGGGACTTAGGCCGCTAGCCGTCCACTTTGACAGCGGCTGGAACTCGGAACTGGCAGTCAACAATATCGAGAATATCGTGAAAAATCTGAAGATCGATCTGTATACGTTTGTTGCGGACTGGCCGGAAATGCAGAATCTGCAGCTCGCCTATTTCAAGGCATCCGTCTCCAACTGCGATATTCCCCAGGATCACGCATTCCTCGGCGCTTTATACCGCGTTGCTGTGGAACGCCGAATAAAATACATCATCAGCGGTGGGAATAATGCCACCGAATTCATCTTGCCCAGGACATGGGGTTACAATGCTTCAGACGCACGCAATCTGAAGGCGATCCACCAGCGTTTCGGAACCGTGAAGTTAAAGCATTATCCGAGCTGCAGTTTTTTCAAAAGATATTTCTATTATCCATACGTAAAAAATATCCGTATCGTCCGAATCCTGGATTATTTGCCTTATAACAAGGCAGAGGCGAAGAAGATCATTATCGAAAAGCTTGGCTGGCGGGATTACGGCGGGAAACATTACGAGTCGATATTTACGAAGTTCTTTCAGGCATACTATCTCCCCAAAAAATTTGGCTTCGATAAGAGAAGGGCTCATCTGTCAAGCCTCATCGTTTCGGGCCAGATGACCCGTGAAAACGCGCTCAGGGAAATGGGGGAGCCTCCCTATCTCCAGGGAAAATTGATGGAAGACAAGGAATATGTCGCGAAAAAACTGGGAATCACAGTGGAAGAGTTCGAACGGATCCTGGGAACCCCGATACGGTCCTACAAGGAATTCCCATCGAACGACTGGCTGTTCCGGTTGAAAAACTCCGTGCTTGCACACGTCCGGAAATTCCTTCCGTAATGGTACAGGATTTCCATCTCTTCGATACCCCGTTTTCCTTCTTCGTCATTATTAACTGGCTGTATGCCATTTTCTGCTCCTGGTGGCTTTACGATCTGTTCAGGAACCGTAGGTATCTTTTCATCAAGCCAAGCATATTTTTGATTTCCTATACGCATCTCTTTTTCCAGTGGCCCCTTGCCATATTCGCCGGGTATTACGAGAACTGGCTCCCGAATCCCTATACGATGATCGTGTTGGTCCATGGATATGTCGTTTTCGGCCTGGCGGGAAGCGTACTGTCGCAGGAGCGGGAAGCATCCCGGATTTGGAACGCCATCCATCGATACGAGTGGAACAAATACTCGAATACGCGCATAAAAACCATTTTCATCCTGGCGGGGATCGTCTTCGCGGTGACAGCGGCCTACCTGTCCTACGTGCCGATTACAAGTACAGGTCTGTATGCGATACTTTTCAGCCCGGACACTTCCGGCGTCGCCAGGGAGGAATCCCTCAAGCTGCTGG
Encoded here:
- a CDS encoding imidazole glycerol phosphate synthase subunit HisF, with translation MLRTRVIPCLLLKEQGLVKTIKFKDPKYVGDPVNAVRIFNEKEVDELIFLDITATIENRKPNFRMIADIASECFMPFSYGGGIRELEDLKILFSLGVEKVIINSYAALNPDFIRSVSSLYGSQSIVVSIDVRKNLIGHYETYILGGRRGTGRGVVDFAKEMEAMGAGEIFLNSIDRDGTGRGYDIDIIRKVSHAISIPLVACGGAGRIEDLAEAVAGGASAVAAGSMFVFHGKHRAVLITYPLSEELERMFS
- a CDS encoding ExsB family protein — its product is MNPYRICTNCIMDTSDSEIRFDENGICNYCNAFDADVRKKLELAQAGKGMEVLSGILNEIKRKGRTREYDCIVGVSGGVDSTYAAYNAVKLGLRPLAVHFDSGWNSELAVNNIENIVKNLKIDLYTFVADWPEMQNLQLAYFKASVSNCDIPQDHAFLGALYRVAVERRIKYIISGGNNATEFILPRTWGYNASDARNLKAIHQRFGTVKLKHYPSCSFFKRYFYYPYVKNIRIVRILDYLPYNKAEAKKIIIEKLGWRDYGGKHYESIFTKFFQAYYLPKKFGFDKRRAHLSSLIVSGQMTRENALREMGEPPYLQGKLMEDKEYVAKKLGITVEEFERILGTPIRSYKEFPSNDWLFRLKNSVLAHVRKFLP